In Taeniopygia guttata chromosome Z, bTaeGut7.mat, whole genome shotgun sequence, one genomic interval encodes:
- the RAD1 gene encoding cell cycle checkpoint protein RAD1, with the protein MPFSAQLPASGERYALSASLDNARHLSSLLRAVHFQDYATCLATASGLRVTVEDAKCIQANAFIQAEIFQEFSVQEESVMFRISLSVLLDCLTIFGSSSLPGTSTALRMCYRGYGYPLMLFLEEGGVVTVCKINTQEPEELLDFDFCSTKVVNKIILQSEGLREAFAELDMTSEVLQITMSPDKPYFRLSTFGNAGSAHLDYPRDSDLMEAFHCNQTQTNRYKISLLKPSTKALALSCKVSIRTDAQGFLSLQYMIRNEDGQICFVEYYCCPDEDITEAEL; encoded by the exons ATGCCGTTCTCGGCACAGCTGCCCGCCAGCGGCGAGCGCTACGCGCTGTCCGCCAGCCTGGACAATGCCCGGCACCTGTCCAGCCTCCTGCGGGCCGTGCACTTCCAGGACTACGCCACCTGCCTCGCCACGGCCAGCGGGCTGCGCGTGACCGTGGAGGATGCCAAGTGTATCCAGGCCAACGCCTTCATCCAG GCAgaaatttttcaggaattttccgTTCAGGAGGAATCGGTGATGTTCCGGATCAGTTTGTCTGTTCTTCTGGACTGCCTCACCATTTTTGGATCCAGCTCCTTGCCAG GAACATCAACGGCCCTTAGAATGTGTTATCGTGGTTATGGCTATCCACTGATGCTGTTCTTGGAAGAAGGAGGAGTAGTAACAGTGTGCAAAATCAACACTCAAGAACCTGAGGAGTTGTTAGATTTTGATTTCTGCAGTACAAAGGTTGTTAATAAAATTATCCTGCAGTCAGAGGGACTACGAGAAGCATTTGCTGAACTGGATATGACCAGTGAAGTTCTGCAGATTACCATGTCTCCAGATAAACCCTACTTCAG GTTATCCACTTTTGGAAATGCTGGAAGTGCACATCTAGACTACCCTAGGGACTCTGATTTGATGGAAGCATTCCACTGTAACCAGACCCAGACAAACAG GTACAAGATTTCTTTGCTTAAACCATCCACAAAGGCCCTGGCTTTGTCTTGTAAAGTGTCCATTCGAACAGATGCTCAAGGATTTCTTTCACTGCAGTATATGATTAGGAATGAAGATGGACAGATCTGTTTTGTGGAATACTACTGTTGCCCTGATGAGGACATCACTGAGGCAGAACTATAG
- the BRIX1 gene encoding ribosome biogenesis protein BRX1 homolog — MAWGQMAAKRKRGALAGGKAKRARSAPSAGEAAAGSGPEERSAPPQEYRIPPPVSQGKWKNKERVLIFSSRGINFRTRHLMQDLRTLMPHSKADTKMDRKDQLFVINEVCEMKNCNKCIFFEAKKKQDLYMWLSNTPQGPSAKFLVQNVHTLAELKMTGNCLRGSRPLLSFDPIFDREPHYALLKELFIQIFGTPQYHPKSQPFVDHVFTFTVTDERIWFRNYQIIEEDASLVEIGPRFVLNLIKIFQGSFGGPTLYENPHYQSPNMHRRLVRLSVAAKFREKQQVKEVQKIKKKGTKVLVEEDPTEVVFETPAEEKPVEIQLVKPESKPIVKDKKKLRKIQRKKQKKLFRTEGSA, encoded by the exons ATGGCGTGGGGACAGATGGCGGCCAAGAGAAAGCGTGGAGCGCTGGCCGGGGGGAAGGCGAAGCGCGCCAGGAGCGCCCCGAGCGCgggcgaggcggcggcggggagcggcccTGAGGAGCGCAGCGCCCCGCCGCAGGAATACCGCATCCCGCCGCCCGTGTCCCAG GGCAAATGGAAGAACAAGGAACGAGTGCTGATATTCTCCTCTCGTGGGATTAATTTCAGAACAAGACACCTAATGCAGGACTTAAGGACATTGATGCCTCACTCTAAAGCAG ATACTAAAATGGACCGTAAAGACCAGTTATTTGTAATCAATGAG GTGTGTGAAATGAAAAACTGCAATAAGTGCATCTTTTTTGAAGCTAAAAAGAAACAGGATCTCTACATGTG GCTTTCAAACACACCACAGGGACCATCTGCTAAATTCTTGGTGCAGAATG TTCATACACTGGCTGAATTGAAGATGACAGGAAATTGCCTAAGGGGCTCAAGACCCCTTTTGTCTTTTGATCCA attTTCGACCGAGAGCCACACTATGCTCTGTTAAAAGAATTGTTTATTCAG ATATTTGGTACACCACAGTACCACCCCAAAAGCCAGCCTTTTGTTGACCATGTTTTCACCTTCACTGTCACTGATGAAAGGATCTGGTTTCGCAATTACCAG ATAATAGAAGAAGATGCATCTCTAGTAGAAATTGGGCCTCGTTTTGTCCTGAACCTTATAAAAATCTTCCAAGGTAGCTTTGGAGGACCAACTCTATATGAAAATCCTCATTACCAGTCCCCAAATATG CATCGCCGGCTGGTGAGATTGTCAGTGGCAGCTAAGTTTAGAGAGAAGCAGCAAGTGAAAGAAGTGcaaaagattaagaaaaaagGGACTAAGGTCCTTGTTGAAGAAGATCCTACCGAAGTAGTCTTTGAAACTCCAGCTGAAGAGAAGCCAGTGGAAATACAGCTTGTGAAACCAGAATCAAAGCCAATTGTTAAAGATAAGAAGAAGCTTCGCAAAATtcagaggaagaagcaaaaaaagCTGTTCAGAACTGAAGGATCTGCGTAG
- the DNAJC21 gene encoding dnaJ homolog subfamily C member 21 isoform X2: MKCHYEVLGVRRDAAEEELKRAYRRLALRWHPDKNLENAEEAAEQFKLIQAAYDVLSDPQERAWYDSHREALLKGGVDGDYQDDSLDLLHYFTVSCYSGYGDDEKGFFTVYRQVFEMIAKEELEYMTQEDIEEFPMFGYSHSDYDTVVHPFYAYWQSFCTLKNFAWKEEYDTRQASNRWEKRAMEKENKKTREKARKERNELIRQLVAFIRKRDKRVQAHRKLVEEQNAEKTRKAEEFRRQQKLKQAKLAEQYKEQSWITMSDLEKELQEMEAQYEKEFGDGSGGENELEEQETKGIEDKLNDENEEAELVDGLYCPACDKLLKTEKAMKNHEKSKKHREMVSLLRQQLEEEEGRFPVPSDDADGIQTKEEEETEGIPKQKLSKKQRKKQKTMKSYEDSFDQSADEETVEQKEVPCMEKDRGSAEELVNDGQRCVVSEDAGITDDVSQENETKSEAKSSTKPKGKKAKEAKKSSENSTTNEVPIHCVTCNCAFTSRNKLFEHLKATGHARATTTPTVNGAVNAKNKKEKRKNR, encoded by the exons ATGAAGTGCCACTACGAGGTGCTGGGCGTGCGGCGCGACGCGGCCGAGGAGGAGCTGAAGCGGGCGTACCGCCGGCTGGCGCTGCGCTGGCACCCGG ATAAAAACCTCGAGAACGCGGAGGAGGCAGCGGAGCAGTTCAAGTTGATCCAGGCGGCGTACGACGTGCTCAGCGACCCACAGGAACGGGCCTG GTATGATAGTCACAGGGAGGCTCTGCTGAAAGGGGGAGTTGATGGAGACTATCAAGATGATAGCTTAGATCTGCTGCACTACTTCACTGTTAGCTGTTACTCTGGATATGGGGATGATGAAAAG ggATTCTTTACAGTCTACCGACAAGTTTTTGAGATGATTGCAAAGGAAGAATTAGAATATATGACACAGGAAGATATTGAAGAATTCCCTATGTTTGGATATTCCCACAGTGACTATGATACG GTAGTCCACCCTTTCTATGCATATTGGCAGAGTTTCTGTACTCTGAAAAACTTTGCTTGGAAAGAGGAGTATGACACACGACAAGCCTCAAACCGCTGGGAGAAACGAGCTATGGAAAAAGAGAACAAGAAAACGAGagagaaagcaaggaaagagaGGAATGAACTGATCCGTCAGCTAGTAGCTTTTATTCGTAAAAGGGATAAAAGAGTACAGGCTCACAGAAAACTTGTAGAagaacaaaatgcagaaaaaacaaGGAAGGCAGAGGAATTTCGGAGGCAACAGAAGCTAAAACAAGCCAA GCTTGCTGAGCAGTAcaaagagcagagctggatAACTATGTCAGATCTGGAGAAAGAGCTGCAAGAGATGGAAGCACAATATGAAAAGGAATTTGGAGATGGATCAGGTGGTGAAAATGAattagaagagcaggagacaaaagGCATTGAAG ACAAACTGAATGACGAAAATGAAGAAGCTGAACTTGTTGATGGTCTGTACTGCCCTGCTTGTGACAAATTGTTAAAAACTGAGAAAGC CATGAAGAATCATGAAAAATCAAAGAAGCATCGAGAGATGGTGTCACTGTTAAGACAGCAGttggaagaggaggaagggagatTTCCTGTGCCTTCGGATGATGCAGATGGAATACAGaccaaagaggaagaagaaacagaaggCATACCCAAACAGAA GCTCTCaaagaaacaaaggaagaagcagaaaacaatGAAG AGTTATGAAGACTCTTTTGATCAAAGTGCTGATGAGGAAACAGTTGAGCAAAAGGAAGTGCCCTGCATGGAGAAGGAcaggggctcagcagaggaGTTGGTAAATGATGGCCAAAGATGTGTTGTGTCAGAGGACGCAGGCATTACAGATGATGTCAGCCAAGAGAATGAAACAAAAAGTGAAGCAAAAAG CAGCACTAAgcctaaagggaaaaaagcaaaggaagcaAAAAAGTCTTCAGAGAACTCAACAACG AATGAAGTTCCTATCCACTGTGTAACCTGCAACTGTGCATTTACATCCCGAAATAAATTGTTTGAACACCTGAAAGCCACAGGACATGCAAGAGCAACAACAACACCGACTGTAAATGGAGCTGTGAAcgccaaaaacaaaaaagagaaacgTAAAAACAGATAG
- the DNAJC21 gene encoding dnaJ homolog subfamily C member 21 isoform X1, which produces MKCHYEVLGVRRDAAEEELKRAYRRLALRWHPDKNLENAEEAAEQFKLIQAAYDVLSDPQERAWYDSHREALLKGGVDGDYQDDSLDLLHYFTVSCYSGYGDDEKGFFTVYRQVFEMIAKEELEYMTQEDIEEFPMFGYSHSDYDTVVHPFYAYWQSFCTLKNFAWKEEYDTRQASNRWEKRAMEKENKKTREKARKERNELIRQLVAFIRKRDKRVQAHRKLVEEQNAEKTRKAEEFRRQQKLKQAKLAEQYKEQSWITMSDLEKELQEMEAQYEKEFGDGSGGENELEEQETKGIEDKLNDENEEAELVDGLYCPACDKLLKTEKAMKNHEKSKKHREMVSLLRQQLEEEEGRFPVPSDDADGIQTKEEEETEGIPKQKLSKKQRKKQKTMKSYEDSFDQSADEETVEQKEVPCMEKDRGSAEELVNDGQRCVVSEDAGITDDVSQENETKSEAKSTKPKGKKAKEAKKSSENSTTNEVPIHCVTCNCAFTSRNKLFEHLKATGHARATTTPTVNGAVNAKNKKEKRKNR; this is translated from the exons ATGAAGTGCCACTACGAGGTGCTGGGCGTGCGGCGCGACGCGGCCGAGGAGGAGCTGAAGCGGGCGTACCGCCGGCTGGCGCTGCGCTGGCACCCGG ATAAAAACCTCGAGAACGCGGAGGAGGCAGCGGAGCAGTTCAAGTTGATCCAGGCGGCGTACGACGTGCTCAGCGACCCACAGGAACGGGCCTG GTATGATAGTCACAGGGAGGCTCTGCTGAAAGGGGGAGTTGATGGAGACTATCAAGATGATAGCTTAGATCTGCTGCACTACTTCACTGTTAGCTGTTACTCTGGATATGGGGATGATGAAAAG ggATTCTTTACAGTCTACCGACAAGTTTTTGAGATGATTGCAAAGGAAGAATTAGAATATATGACACAGGAAGATATTGAAGAATTCCCTATGTTTGGATATTCCCACAGTGACTATGATACG GTAGTCCACCCTTTCTATGCATATTGGCAGAGTTTCTGTACTCTGAAAAACTTTGCTTGGAAAGAGGAGTATGACACACGACAAGCCTCAAACCGCTGGGAGAAACGAGCTATGGAAAAAGAGAACAAGAAAACGAGagagaaagcaaggaaagagaGGAATGAACTGATCCGTCAGCTAGTAGCTTTTATTCGTAAAAGGGATAAAAGAGTACAGGCTCACAGAAAACTTGTAGAagaacaaaatgcagaaaaaacaaGGAAGGCAGAGGAATTTCGGAGGCAACAGAAGCTAAAACAAGCCAA GCTTGCTGAGCAGTAcaaagagcagagctggatAACTATGTCAGATCTGGAGAAAGAGCTGCAAGAGATGGAAGCACAATATGAAAAGGAATTTGGAGATGGATCAGGTGGTGAAAATGAattagaagagcaggagacaaaagGCATTGAAG ACAAACTGAATGACGAAAATGAAGAAGCTGAACTTGTTGATGGTCTGTACTGCCCTGCTTGTGACAAATTGTTAAAAACTGAGAAAGC CATGAAGAATCATGAAAAATCAAAGAAGCATCGAGAGATGGTGTCACTGTTAAGACAGCAGttggaagaggaggaagggagatTTCCTGTGCCTTCGGATGATGCAGATGGAATACAGaccaaagaggaagaagaaacagaaggCATACCCAAACAGAA GCTCTCaaagaaacaaaggaagaagcagaaaacaatGAAG AGTTATGAAGACTCTTTTGATCAAAGTGCTGATGAGGAAACAGTTGAGCAAAAGGAAGTGCCCTGCATGGAGAAGGAcaggggctcagcagaggaGTTGGTAAATGATGGCCAAAGATGTGTTGTGTCAGAGGACGCAGGCATTACAGATGATGTCAGCCAAGAGAATGAAACAAAAAGTGAAGCAAAAAG CACTAAgcctaaagggaaaaaagcaaaggaagcaAAAAAGTCTTCAGAGAACTCAACAACG AATGAAGTTCCTATCCACTGTGTAACCTGCAACTGTGCATTTACATCCCGAAATAAATTGTTTGAACACCTGAAAGCCACAGGACATGCAAGAGCAACAACAACACCGACTGTAAATGGAGCTGTGAAcgccaaaaacaaaaaagagaaacgTAAAAACAGATAG